TGGATCCAAACCAGACCTCACGTTGCAGCCGTCAGCCCCCCTCCCATACCCATCCCGCCAGCTGCCGAGGGGACCGAGCCGGCGGCTGCCTGCGGAGGCTGGGCATCCGCGGTGTTTGTGGGTACGGAGGGGGAAACCACAAAATGTACGCGGGGCGAAGGGGCGGATCTAACCCCCAGGAGGGTGAATTCCCTGGAAGGGAGGTCTGGGCTCTGTGTGGAAGCTGGCATGGGGTTACAGCTGGGCTGTGGAGCTCACAGGGTAGCAATGCTGGCGTGCCATCTGAAATCCCGGGTTTGGTCCCCAAAGGACCTGTCTGCCTTGGTCAGAACATTACAGGCAGGTATCCCAGAATAGTTTCTTGATCCTGCAGGGGCCGAGGCTCTTTCCTCAGTAACTGGGCAGTGCGAGGCAGACCTGacccctcctccccgctccccggaCCCCTGGGAACACAGGACAAGACAGGGAAGGCTGGGAAACCttgtattacaaaaataaaagagcGCATGGCGCAGTGTCACGCGTGAAGCTGCCGTGCCGGGCTCCAGCGCAGAACGTACCAATCGAAGGCAAATATAAAAAAGACAAGACACTGTTAAACAGTCGCAGGGCAGCATCCTtaaggctgaacaatcccagctgaACTGAGCTGATGTAAACCAAGGACCCTCCTTACTCAGAGCCCCAGCAAGGCAGGATTGGTGTGGCAGGCGCTGGGAGCTCTGCTGTGACTTACAGGCTAGGAAAAGCCCCCGGATCATCTCCTTTTCCATGGTGGGAGGCCTGAAACAGGTGAACAGGGCTGGGGTTCCCATGGGGGCAAGTGCTGCTGGTCTGATCTCGTGGGGGAGAGGGGCCTGTGGGGAGAGAGCTCCAGGTCTGGGGGGGTCTACCCTGGTCTCCTCTGCCCGCCCTGGGCCCCCCCAAGCATCCTCCAAAGAGGGCTGGGCTGCCTCCCTTCCCTTACCCACAGCCCCTTGGGTCCCCTTTGCTTTACATCAGCTCAGTTAGCCCCTGGCTCAGCGCTGCTCTGTGCCGTCTCTGCTGGGCTCCAGGGAAGAGGGGGGCTGGCCCCACTCACGCCGACTTGGTCCCGCTCTCCACCTCCTTGTGCACCCACAGCTCCTTGTGCTGCTTGCGCCCGAAGCCCTCGTCGTAGTTGCCTTTACTCTTGAAGAGCTGCTGGAAGTGGGGCTTGCAGTAGAATTCCCCATGGAGCGCCGCGTagctgcccaggctggggaaggaggagggcagggttagctgggggtggggggcaccgggACAGGGGAGGAGATAACACGCAGGAGGGGACCCTTGGAAAGGgacagcagctccctccagccagcTCAGGGTGTGAGGGGCTGCCTTAAAGGTCTGTGAAGAGCGAGGGGGGTCCCACAAGGCAGCTCAGCCTTGGCTCAGTGTCACCTAGAAGGGATGCTCCGGCTCAGCTCCATGTTACCTCGGGGCTGAATTCGAGGGGAAAGAAAACTCTCCTTCCAAACCAGGTGGGATTTAGCTGAGACTTGGGACCAGGTGGGCAgataagccctttttttttttttttgctgcaatgAGTGGGCTGGGGGTCTTTAGCTTATCTTTAGCGATAAGAGGAGAGGCTGTGGTGGGTGTCCTCGCTGTCCGTGGCCACCCGGCCCATCTCACCTGAGCTTGGTGTGGCAGTGCTTGCAGCAGAAGCAGGCGTTGTGGAAGACAAATTTATCCGCCACCAGCCGCTCCATGGGATAGACGGTTTTCTGGCAGGCAGTGCACATCTCCTTCACTTGCGCCTTCAGGCTGAAGGACTGGGCAAGGGGAGAGCAAAGGGAGAGAGGGTGAGGAAGGGGTTTGGGGGATCCTGTGCGCCCACCCCAGCCCTCTTCCCTAACAGCCATGCTGCCGTTTGCTGGAGCATCGGTGGGTGTGAAGCTGCCCCGTCTCCCCTCgccctccctgtgctgctccgCTGATGCTGGCCCGTGGGCTCTCGGTCCTCCCCCCCTCACCAGGCATCGGTAGGATGTGTAAAGCCGCAGGTACCTTGGAGCGCTGCACCGTGCTGCCTCCTGAGTTGTTCGTTGCCTCctaaggagagaaggagaagagaaatgaaaatgagagtCTGGATTGACGAGCCTGAGGCCGAGTTGTGTTtaaggaggagcagcagagggtcagtacagcagctgagctgcagggACTTGGGCCACGCCAGCGGCCACTGCCTGGCTGTCACAGGCACGCGGTGGCCGTCTCTGAACTCACTTGCCCAGAGGCCACGACCTCCATCAGGCCCTCGTGTGCGAGTTACTTCCTGCGCTGTGGCACTTTTCCcaaagagaggagaaggaaaagaggaaaatagaaaaagaggaaaaaccatTTATATGTGGCAGTGAGGGAACTAGGcagcag
This sequence is a window from Rissa tridactyla isolate bRisTri1 chromosome 19, bRisTri1.patW.cur.20221130, whole genome shotgun sequence. Protein-coding genes within it:
- the LIMD2 gene encoding LIM domain-containing protein 2 isoform X2, with product MEATNNSGGSTVQRSKSFSLKAQVKEMCTACQKTVYPMERLVADKFVFHNACFCCKHCHTKLSLGSYAALHGEFYCKPHFQQLFKSKGNYDEGFGRKQHKELWVHKEVESGTKSA
- the LIMD2 gene encoding LIM domain-containing protein 2 isoform X1; amino-acid sequence: MFQATGPASPPPAHEATNNSGGSTVQRSKSFSLKAQVKEMCTACQKTVYPMERLVADKFVFHNACFCCKHCHTKLSLGSYAALHGEFYCKPHFQQLFKSKGNYDEGFGRKQHKELWVHKEVESGTKSA